The Oncorhynchus clarkii lewisi isolate Uvic-CL-2024 chromosome 12, UVic_Ocla_1.0, whole genome shotgun sequence genome segment tgacacctcaagcactgcggtgcagtgccttacaccgctgcgccacttgggaggcccaacTACCTTATTTTCTAAAGATGACATCATAATCTGCCCTTGTAGCCCACACTCTTGATAACCTCAACCACTGCTCCCTGCTCCAGAATTTACAATAATGTTGACTGATGCATTGCCCAACAAACTGCATGTAATGGATCTAATTTACTGGTGAGTGGATGCTATTTCATTTCATTGCTGAAAAACGGAATACATCAGTGTAATATAAATTGCCTGATTTATAAAGATTGTATAAATCAAGAGTGCCAAGAGATTTGTCTACCGTATGTGTAGAACAACACAAAGTACAAGCCAAAAGGAGTTGTCTTACATTCAACTGACAATCAAAAACTTCTTGCATTGATTTGACCCTGAACATTCAGAGTTTGATTGACTCTTCAAACCAAAATCATCAGTGAAGAAACCGTGTACCTTTTAAGTACTACCTCAAACCCCATGTCCAAGTATATTACATTTCAACGTATAACAAATGAGAGAGCTCTGTCATTCAATGAATTTTCTATGTTATCAATCTGTCAATGAAGACACCGGTGCCCCTGGCAAGATAAGGAGAATGTGTGACACAGTGATGGTAGATTTTCCTAACCAAACATCCCGTTATGTTCAGCATGAGAACTCAACACACATTTCAagcatattatttatttttatttaacctttatttgactaggcaagtcagttaagaacaaattcttatttacaatgacggcctaccctggccaaaccaggacagagctgggccaattgtgcaccgccctatgggattcccaataacggccagatgtgatacagcctggagtcgaaccagggactgtagactgagaagcagtgccttagaccacagcgccGCACATAAACATATTACCACTTAACTACACTATTAAGCCCACTTAAAGCTGTGACATACTGCAGTGTATCACAGTTATTTTCAACCACAATAAGGTTGGAGTAAGGATAGAGATCCCCCTGCTTTAATGGGGTTGCAGAGGAAGAGAGTGTGGGACCAAAAGTGTTACTATGACCAGAAACAGCCAGGCCAGGGCTAACATGGGTACACTGACCCCAAAAAGAAAGCCCTTAACCATAAGTGAGTACACTGTGGCCATACCCATAAGGGAGGGGGATACAGGAACTAACCCCTCCACTTGATTCTGGGCAGATGCACCAAACAGTACCAGCCCCACGATTGTGTACAACACCCCTGTGTTGATAGAGAGCAGCTGAAACATGAGGAGGAACCAAACAGtgcccacactcttctcaatccCACCACAGAGGAGCACCAGAACCCCAATGCTGAGGAGTATCTGGATCTCTGTCTGGTGGTGGAAGGAGTATGTGATGAGCTTGTGTACCgcaaaggaagaggagaggattaAACGGATATTATCGGGTTGACAGACATCAGCGGCATTGATGTGTTGTGCTCTAGCTTGCTGCTGAAACCTAATGGCACAATCTGTTACGTCATTAACGTTAGCTACACGTTGTAGCAAACTAGATAACGTTACAACAGACCCATtcaaagtggctagctagctaccgagcATGATTCTTGAGTCACTCAACCCCTCCTTGCTAAGGTACCATGCCCATTGGCAAAAACTGTAGTTCCAAGACTTTAGACATCTTCTGATAAACCGAAATATGTAGTGACTGTAAACAAAACTTATGatactgtaacgaccctgggtttataagcacgGAAATTGACTCTGCCGCACGAACATGCTTTTGctgcacagtcgatagcgcgccggacctcgggctagaagatccgagggttcgagacctgctccctgtctgtttcattacaatactaTAATGACAGCAACAATGCCACTTGTTAGCCTGAACTCAGGAGTAAAACTCTTGAACCTCTGAACCACATCTTTCTAAACTATTCGGGTGATCATGTTGATGCTCAGTGCATACTTGTCAAACTACTAGAGGATAATCAAGCACAATACAAAATGTCAGTAACGACACCTTTCCTCCAATATTGCACAACACTTTAGCCAAGACTTGAGAAGCTAGCTTGCTAAACCAAAACAAATGTACTGAACTTCTGCATTTGGATTAATCACTTTCACAACTACAAAGATACTGTTGCGCAGATCATGAAGTGCGTTAAAGGCAGTGCTGCATTTAAAGACACTTCCTTCCACCTGCTGGCTTGTGCCTGAAATGTGATGACCAAGGCGTCCTCAACAGCTCATGTGAGTTAGATAGAAAGTTAGATATATTTGATTGGACagtttaataaaataataaaacccGTTTAATTAAATAAAACGTGTCAGGCCAGGGACAACACAATAAAGTAAACGGCTTCCATTGTGGTCCCTTAATGTGACTCAAAGTAAAAcaataatacaacaaaatattTGACAAGGAATGGTTTCTTCCTATTGATATCATGTTGGCCTATCTATGTAAAACGTCCAACCAACCATCGATACAACCATTACTCAGTTAGTAAGATATAATAAGCACATCACGTTCGTTATTGAGCTACAACCAGTTAAAAGATGATTCCAACAGTCCGGCTCCAAACAAGCGTTTTTCTTGTGACGTATTAAGCGCAGTCATAAAGCTGTGACCCAAAATGACGTAACCATGCATTAATTCACTACATAAACGGTGTTCAGATTTGATTTAATCTGTACAATAGTTTTCTTCACTCAGGTTGTTGCAGGTAATCTTTGGCCTTTTGGTGCACCTCCTTTccaacatatatatacatatatagggaatagggtgccatttgggatgccatctttgtgtgtgtctgtgtgttaggatGTTTTAATAGTCAAATAATTGATGGAAATTTTTCCCCCAGAGAGAAAGATGGATCGTAATGATGAGAGAATCAAAAGAGCTTTAAGACGCCGTCCTTATGTGGTAAATATCAaatatttctttgttttgtccTGTTTTTGTTATATTATCACATTTTAAATTGAGTGTTGTGTTGACAGTTGAAACCAGTGAGGGTGAACACCCCTGAATCCGTGTTGTGGCCAACCGGCAAGGTGCACAGAAGGCCAAAGCCTGTAAGTCATATCTGACCtgaaacaaaaacacatacacattAGTTATGCGATCTGCATGTGCAAACTGCAGTTCTCAGAATTAAAGCAAATGCAGATATCCCTATCTAACCTCATTGAATGCTGTCTTGACAGTCTACTTCAGTGCAGACCCCTCAGATCCACAAAAGGCCTGTAAGTCACATTCAAATTCAACCACATAACAGTCCTTATATTATTTATTGATGCATAATTCAAGGCCAAAATGAGCAAAGCAGTGTTGAATTAATTCTTTACTGTTAACAGCCAATCATTGTGAGCTATGGGCAGGACCAGACATCTGGGGATGGATGGAGCATCAATCCAGAGCCTCTCAGCCAGGTCATCTCTGCTGTTCCCATAGAGACACAACAGTTAGATCAATCTGTTGATTCATATGGCCATTTTGGTTGGCTTGGTTGAATTGACAATTATCCATTCGAGATCTTTAGCCCCACCCCTAATGTTATGGGAGTTGCATTTATTGCATTTTCAGTTTCCCATGTATTACTCACTACTTGCACAACCATGTTGGAttgcctacatattctacatttCCTTGAGGGTCAATGCCAGTGTATTCTGTGGCTGCCATGAGTACatgcctttctctgtctcctcagtcTGGAAGGGTGACTCGGCTGATAGAGAGAAAATGTGATGACGAGATCTCATCCTCCAGTTCTGATGACTTTTCCATCTACTCCTTCACTGACTGTGAATCTGAGGTAAAAGAGTTGTACCCTACGGTCCATGTCTTTGTTGAGTGACATCACTGGGAGGAGGATGGTCTCTGACTAGTTGACTCTGATACACAGTGTGATGATGAGGATCATGAAAGGAGGACACCAAAGCTGAAAGTTGAGAATGGAAAGGTGACAAAGCTTGATGTGAGGGATATGGACCAGGATGATGATCTGTCTCTCCACTCCTTCGATGAGTCAGACTTCCTGGTAAGTTCTGcatattaaatattttttatatatatacatgggggattggaaatgatgcagacaattacttATTGAGTGTAGTCATGTATCTGCAATGTGTATAGAATAGTTATAAAGTATTTCTACAGATTGTGTTGAACATAGCACTTTcctgatatgttactttactttCTGGTCCTACAGAGCCCAGGGAAGGTCTCAGGTCCTGTATCTGTCAAGAATGGCCTCTCTCCTCTTATGACCTCAGCACACCGGACACTGGCTGAAGCCCTACGGGCCCTGCCCTCTGCTGTAGGCTCTCCCTACCCAGTAAATGTTCCAAGGCCTCGGACTCCTCTCAACCCTGTCATTATCGCTCTGCCCCGAACAGAGAACTTCCCATACCGCCACAGCCCTCGCCTGGCTCCCATCACCAACCTGAGTGAGACCGGCAGGAAGCTGCTCCAGGAAATGGCTGGAGTGGCCCCACAGGTGAGAGGAAATACAAGAAGGGAATATTGGCCGTAAGTCCTTCTATAGTATAGCATAAGTCCTTCTCTAGTATAGTATAGCTCTAGGTATAGTAGCTCAAGAGAAGAGAAAACCCATAAACTTACATTAATTTATCTGCTTGTCCAAAATATTCAGGAAGGGAAGGTCAATAAGAAAAAGAAGGGCAAGGCCAAAAAAGAATTGAAGCAAGAGAAGGCCAGTAAGACGCAACAGATGGGAAATGTTGGAGAAAGTAAGGAGGAGGACAAGAAAGAGGAAAAGAAGAGTCTGAGGAAGAGGTGAGGaaatagaggagggagaagtggaACATAACCAGGGAATACTAGACTAGAGAATTATAGAAATAGAATGAGGTAGCAGAGAAAGAGCAGCTATCTGATGTGTAAGTGCaaacttaagcaataaggcacgaggtggtgtgatatatggccaatatatcacggctaagggctgttcttaagcacgacgcaacacggagtgcctggatacagcccttagccgtggtatattggccatataccacatacccccaaggtgccttattgctattattaactggttaccaacttaattagagcagtaaaaataaatattttgtcatacccgtggtatacggtctgttataaactgggtggttcgagccccgAATGCtgtttggctgacagccgtggtatatcagaccgtataccacaggtatgacaaattATTtaattttactgctctaattacgttgttaACCAATTCATAATAGCAATAAGaaaccttgggggtttgtggtatatggtcaatataccacggctaagggctgtatccaggcactccgtgttgtgttgtgcgtaagaacagtccttagctgtggtatattggccatataccacaccctctcgtgccttattgcttaaatataccacgtctttcagccaatcagcattcagggatcgaaccacccagtttataatactatTTATTCTCCTGTGGTTTTTGATTGACAGGTTTCTTCAGTGGCTGCTGCCCAAACTGAGATGTTCAAAGAAATAATGGCCAACTATTacttctaccacacacacacacacacacatagattttGAGTATTGGTTattcctacaacacacacaaacgtaaTTTCAGAGACAGGAACTATGATTAGCAAAATACATATATTGGTTTCATTCTTATATTTTGAGACATGcagcattatttaaaaaatattgatCCCCATACAGCCTATGATAATGAGTTGGATTGACATGCTTAGGCTTAGAAATATAGCCAGGAGAAGCAGGGTCAACACCTCTACTCATGTCATAAGTGCCATGACATCTTTAGTAACCACAGAGAGATAAGACCTCTGTCTCCACAGTCTCATCCAAAGGACAGCACCAACCTTAGGGCAGTGTCACTGGTATTGGGGTCTTAGGTTTCATTTGGCCAAAGAGAAGAATTGAGGGCCCCTTACTGGTCTCCTTGCAATATCTGGTCTCCCACACAGAGATGGAAATCTACACCTGTTTAGACCTTGGAGGATATGGCTTCAGATgaaagacagcagagagatgcAGAACGTAAAAGCTTCAAACACTGTGATATGCGAATTTAGGACCATTGTACACTGAATGAAGCATGCATCTGGTCTGAAGCATGTCAAAAGAGTAGAAATGAACTGGGACTGGAGGAATACATCACATTTAAACT includes the following:
- the LOC139422466 gene encoding uncharacterized protein, with translation MTKASSTAHLKPVRVNTPESVLWPTGKVHRRPKPSGRVTRLIERKCDDEISSSSSDDFSIYSFTDCESECDDEDHERRTPKLKVENGKVTKLDVRDMDQDDDLSLHSFDESDFLSPGKVSGPVSVKNGLSPLMTSAHRTLAEALRALPSAVGSPYPVNVPRPRTPLNPVIIALPRTENFPYRHSPRLAPITNLSETGRKLLQEMAGVAPQVSSVAAAQTEMFKEIMANYYFYHTHTHTHRF